One window of the Anguilla rostrata isolate EN2019 chromosome 13, ASM1855537v3, whole genome shotgun sequence genome contains the following:
- the smug1 gene encoding single-strand-selective monofunctional uracil-DNA glycosylase 1: MLNNNEAIRQAAQGASAGGLEAGDGVQPDGPGPGAAARFLQAELELNAVLQRLTFGRAVRYTYNPLEYAWDVHSRFVNTYCHDEQSVLFLGMNPGPFGMVQTGIPFGDVAVVRDWLEIGGEVRRPPEEHPNRRVLGLACARREVSGTRFWGLFRRLCGEPAAFFRHCFVHNLCPLAFLNAAGKNLTPAELPLAERSALLELCDGGLCQVVRALGVTTVVGVGRVAEQRARRALAAAGMAVRVEGLMHPSPRNPQANRGWEAIAEARLAELGVLQLLTA, translated from the exons ATGTTAAACAATAATGAAGCCATACG GCAGGCGGCGCAGGGTGCGAGCGCTGGGGGTCTGGAGGCGGGGGACGGTGTCCAGCCCGACGGGCCGGGTCCGGGCGCGGCCGCCCGGTTCCTGCAGGCGGAGCTGGAGTTGAACGCCGTCCTGCAGCGGCTCACCTTCGGCAGGGCAGTGCGCTACACCTACAACCCCCTGGAGTACGCCTGGGACGTGCACAGCCGCTTCGTCAACACCTACTGCCACGACGAGCAGAGCGTGCTGTTCCTGGGCATGAACCCCGGGCCCTTCGGCATGGTGCAGACCGGG ATCCCCTTCGGCGATGTGGCGGTCGTCCGCGATTGGCTGGAGATCGGCGGGGAGGTGAGGCGTCCGCCCGAGGAGCACCCGAATCGGCGGGTCCTGGGCCTGGCGTGCGCGCGGCGCGAAGTGAGCGGGACGCGCTTCTGGGGCCTCTTCCGCCGGCTGTGCGGCGAGCCCGCCGCCTTCTTCCGCCACTGCTTCGTGCACAACCTCTGCCCGCTCGCGTTCCTCAACGCCGCCGGCAAGAACCTGACCCCGGCGGAGCTGCCGCTGGCCGAGCGCAGCGCCCTGCTGGAGCTGTGCGACGGGGGGCTGTGCCAGGTGGTGCGGGCGCTGGGCGTGACCACCGTGGTCGGGGTGGGCCGGGTGGCCGAGCAGCGGGCGCGCCGGGCCCTGGCGGCCGCCGGGATGGCGGTGCGCGTGGAGGGCCTCatgcacccctcccccaggaaCCCTCAGGCCAACAGGGGCTGGGAGGCCATCGCCGAGGCCCGGCTGGCCGAGCTGGGCGTGCTGCAGCTCCTGACGGCGTGA